In Paenibacillus sp. FSL R7-0345, a single window of DNA contains:
- a CDS encoding response regulator transcription factor, with protein sequence MIHIVIAEDQRMLLGALASLLDLEEDMKVVGRAGNGEEAVKLVQQHKPDICIMDIEMPAMTGLEAAEALKGSGCKIMILTTFARTGYFERAVKAGVDAYLLKDSPSEELALSIRSVMAGRRIYAPELMDEAYSSEANPLTQREKEVLGLIADGKNTKEIASQLYITTGTVRNYISVILDKLDVGNRIEAITRFKEKGWFK encoded by the coding sequence ATGATTCATATTGTGATTGCTGAAGACCAGCGCATGCTGCTTGGCGCACTGGCTTCGCTGCTGGATCTGGAAGAGGATATGAAGGTAGTGGGCCGCGCGGGCAACGGGGAGGAAGCGGTCAAGCTGGTGCAGCAGCACAAGCCGGACATCTGCATCATGGACATTGAAATGCCGGCGATGACCGGACTAGAGGCGGCAGAAGCGCTGAAGGGCTCCGGCTGTAAAATCATGATCCTGACCACGTTTGCCCGGACCGGTTATTTCGAGCGTGCTGTAAAAGCCGGCGTGGATGCCTATCTGCTTAAGGACAGCCCCAGCGAGGAGCTGGCTCTCTCCATCCGCAGCGTTATGGCCGGCAGAAGAATCTATGCCCCGGAGCTGATGGATGAGGCTTACAGCAGTGAAGCCAACCCGCTGACCCAGCGCGAGAAGGAAGTGCTCGGCCTGATCGCCGACGGCAAAAATACGAAGGAAATCGCCAGCCAGCTCTATATCACAACCGGAACCGTGCGCAACTATATTTCGGTGATTCTTGACAAGCTGGATGTCGGCAACCGGATTGAGGCGATAACGCGTTTTAAGGAAAAGGGCTGGTTTAAATAG
- a CDS encoding sensor histidine kinase gives MQKWHHIFHKSTGLSPYVWVVFYILPFYSIFRLSSMDRWVYGIVMIILFFACYVLAFKSRGWLVYFWTSVQIIVSITMTLMFGYMYFALFLAFFIGNIQSRAGFFTMYTIHLLTTIVAINYELITRNPVFLSQLPFVLVSIIAVVLLPVTTYNRNNQDKLQGQLEDANKRISELVIMEERQRISRDLHDTLGQKLSLIGLKSDLAGKLINKNPAQAIVEINDVRQTARSALKEVREMITQMRGIRLEDELVRIRQLLQAAEIEFELQGSPKLENTSLITENVLSMCIKEAVTNVVKHSSATKCCIQIEPSRTDVAIRVSDNGNGLNGANLNYKGHGLQGMRERLEFVNGCMEITQNSGTTVMIKVPTVIRQLEMEAKEG, from the coding sequence ATGCAGAAGTGGCATCATATTTTTCATAAAAGCACGGGCTTAAGCCCTTATGTATGGGTTGTGTTCTATATTCTGCCGTTTTACTCGATCTTCCGCTTATCCTCGATGGACCGCTGGGTGTACGGCATTGTCATGATTATTCTGTTTTTTGCCTGTTATGTGCTTGCCTTCAAATCGCGGGGCTGGCTGGTCTACTTCTGGACGAGTGTGCAGATTATTGTTTCCATAACGATGACGCTGATGTTCGGTTATATGTATTTCGCGCTGTTTCTGGCCTTTTTTATCGGGAATATCCAGAGCCGGGCGGGCTTCTTCACCATGTATACGATTCATCTGCTGACGACGATTGTGGCGATCAATTATGAGCTGATTACGCGCAATCCGGTATTTTTGTCCCAGCTGCCTTTTGTATTGGTCAGTATTATTGCTGTAGTGCTGCTGCCCGTAACTACCTACAACCGCAACAATCAGGATAAGCTGCAGGGCCAGCTGGAGGATGCGAACAAGCGGATCTCGGAACTGGTCATTATGGAGGAGCGCCAGCGGATTTCGCGGGACCTGCATGATACACTGGGTCAAAAGCTGTCCCTGATCGGGCTCAAGAGTGACCTGGCCGGCAAGCTGATCAACAAAAATCCGGCGCAGGCTATTGTGGAGATTAACGACGTCCGCCAGACGGCAAGAAGTGCGCTCAAAGAGGTCCGGGAGATGATTACCCAGATGCGGGGTATCCGGCTGGAGGATGAGCTGGTGCGGATCAGGCAGCTTTTGCAGGCGGCGGAGATTGAATTTGAACTACAGGGCAGTCCCAAGCTGGAAAATACCTCATTGATAACAGAAAATGTACTCAGTATGTGTATTAAAGAAGCGGTGACGAATGTAGTCAAGCACAGCAGTGCTACCAAGTGCTGCATTCAGATTGAGCCCTCCCGCACGGATGTGGCGATCAGGGTGTCTGACAACGGAAATGGCCTTAACGGGGCTAATCTGAATTACAAAGGCCACGGCCTTCAGGGGATGAGGGAGCGGCTGGAGTTTGTCAACGGATGTATGGAGATTACGCAGAACAGCGGAACGACGGTTATGATTAAGGTACCGACAGTAATCCGGCAACTGGAAATGGAGGCGAAAGAAGGATGA
- a CDS encoding SWIM zinc finger family protein, producing MPELTSSYVDSLAPNTAAIKNGQGLVRKKSFIQLHRTEDGELLFGQCAGSGKTPYECSVDFVTPESPVFRCSCPSRQFPCKHALGLLYAYVEGQTFTPAPVPEDIASKRDKAEKREENKAKQAAEGSPAKPKKINKSALKKKITAQLEGLELLEKLVLSLVRGGLSTIDAKTLKAVQEHVKQLGNYYLSGAQIELRRFALLLGKGEDREQGYTYAVRQLTLLHAFIKKGRSYLTARSEDPELALDHESTIDEWLGHAWQLSELKEYGLTTENAELLQLAFYSYDDKARQEFVDQGYWLDKSAGAVYKTLHYRPYKAAKLLREEDSFYEVAEVPLLYKYPGDMNPRVRYEGMTARTVTPADLGQVHAHAHSSIAEAVKKVKNQLKNPLSDKEPVLLLHAVSISQTDQGEYLITDEAGGQLVLEDIPALPQGTTALLPFLPAVCLQNCSLLVMFEHDMDRGRLAAQPLGIIHAEGITRLL from the coding sequence TTGCCTGAACTTACTTCATCTTATGTGGATTCTCTAGCACCTAACACCGCCGCCATCAAGAACGGCCAGGGTCTGGTGCGCAAAAAGAGCTTCATCCAGCTTCACCGCACCGAGGACGGCGAGCTGCTGTTCGGACAATGTGCCGGCAGCGGTAAAACACCGTACGAATGCTCGGTAGACTTCGTTACCCCGGAGAGCCCGGTGTTCCGCTGCTCCTGCCCAAGCCGCCAGTTTCCCTGCAAGCATGCCCTTGGATTGCTGTATGCCTATGTGGAGGGCCAGACCTTTACTCCTGCTCCTGTTCCGGAGGATATTGCCTCCAAACGGGATAAGGCTGAGAAACGCGAAGAGAACAAGGCCAAACAGGCTGCCGAGGGCAGTCCGGCCAAGCCCAAGAAGATTAATAAATCCGCGCTCAAGAAAAAAATCACCGCCCAGCTGGAAGGGCTGGAGCTGCTGGAGAAGCTGGTGCTCTCGCTGGTCCGCGGCGGCTTGTCGACTATCGACGCCAAGACGCTGAAGGCGGTACAGGAGCATGTTAAACAGCTCGGCAACTATTATTTGTCCGGTGCTCAGATTGAGCTTCGCCGGTTTGCGCTGCTGCTAGGCAAAGGAGAGGACCGTGAACAGGGCTATACATATGCGGTCCGGCAGCTGACCCTGCTGCATGCCTTCATTAAGAAGGGCCGCAGCTATCTGACTGCGAGAAGCGAGGACCCTGAGCTGGCCCTCGATCATGAATCAACTATCGATGAATGGCTGGGTCATGCCTGGCAGCTGTCCGAGCTGAAGGAATATGGGCTGACAACTGAGAATGCAGAGCTGCTTCAGCTGGCTTTTTACAGCTATGATGACAAAGCCCGCCAGGAATTCGTGGACCAGGGCTACTGGCTGGATAAGTCTGCCGGAGCCGTTTATAAGACATTGCATTACCGTCCGTACAAGGCAGCCAAGCTGCTGCGTGAGGAAGACAGCTTCTATGAAGTGGCTGAAGTGCCGCTGCTATATAAATATCCGGGTGATATGAACCCGCGGGTCCGTTATGAAGGGATGACCGCAAGAACGGTCACTCCGGCAGATCTCGGGCAGGTTCACGCTCATGCCCACAGCTCCATCGCCGAGGCGGTCAAGAAGGTGAAGAACCAGCTGAAGAATCCGCTCAGCGACAAGGAGCCAGTGCTGCTGCTCCATGCTGTAAGTATCAGTCAGACCGATCAGGGCGAGTATCTGATTACAGATGAAGCCGGGGGACAACTGGTGCTGGAGGATATTCCCGCACTGCCCCAGGGTACAACCGCGCTGCTGCCTTTCCTGCCGGCGGTATGTCTGCAGAATTGCTCCCTGCTG
- a CDS encoding fatty acid desaturase, which produces MSKSSTASQLSSLKKSVAPFEKNDRNTSIKQMINTLGPLFLLWAAAYFSLSVSYWLTLLFAVPAAGFVIRTFIIFHDCCHGSFFKNRKANDILGTITGVLTLVPYRQWKRSHSIHHAGSSNLDKRGIGDIWIMTVEEYIAAKPLQRLWYRIYRNPLVMFGAGPIAVFLIQYRFNVKSARRQERMNTYLTNVLIVALYAGMIWAVGWQAFLLVQLPIVFVSGFLGIWLFYVQHQFEDTFFEHEEEWSYVMAAVEGSSYYKLPKLLQWITGNIGFHHVHHLAPKVPNYNLELAHNATPPLQKATTITIGTSLKALRFRLWDEENKGFVGFKEIKDRLRQPLPSVEGMKIQKPGLQAK; this is translated from the coding sequence ATGTCCAAGAGCAGCACTGCATCCCAGCTCTCCAGCCTGAAGAAAAGCGTGGCCCCTTTTGAAAAAAATGACCGCAATACGAGTATAAAGCAGATGATTAACACGCTTGGCCCGCTGTTCCTGCTATGGGCGGCTGCTTATTTCAGCTTGTCCGTATCCTACTGGCTGACCCTGCTGTTTGCTGTACCGGCAGCTGGCTTTGTCATCCGTACCTTTATTATTTTTCATGATTGCTGTCATGGATCGTTCTTCAAGAACCGCAAAGCGAATGATATTCTCGGAACCATCACCGGTGTGCTGACCCTTGTCCCGTACCGCCAGTGGAAAAGAAGCCACTCCATCCATCACGCCGGCAGCAGCAACCTCGACAAACGCGGCATTGGTGATATCTGGATTATGACCGTTGAGGAGTACATTGCAGCTAAACCGCTGCAGCGTCTTTGGTACCGGATCTACCGCAATCCGCTGGTCATGTTCGGCGCAGGACCGATTGCCGTGTTCCTGATCCAGTACCGTTTTAACGTAAAAAGCGCCAGACGCCAGGAGCGGATGAATACGTATCTGACGAATGTGCTGATTGTGGCGCTGTATGCCGGGATGATCTGGGCTGTCGGCTGGCAGGCATTTCTGCTGGTTCAGCTGCCGATCGTGTTCGTCTCAGGATTCCTGGGCATCTGGCTGTTCTATGTGCAGCATCAGTTCGAGGATACATTCTTTGAGCATGAAGAGGAGTGGAGCTATGTGATGGCAGCCGTAGAAGGAAGCTCGTATTACAAGCTGCCCAAGCTGCTGCAGTGGATCACCGGCAACATCGGCTTTCACCATGTGCATCATCTGGCGCCCAAAGTGCCTAACTATAATCTGGAGCTGGCCCACAATGCCACACCGCCGCTGCAGAAAGCAACAACCATTACGATCGGCACAAGCCTGAAGGCGCTCCGTTTCCGTCTGTGGGACGAGGAGAATAAAGGGTTTGTCGGCTTTAAAGAGATTAAAGACCGGTTGCGGCAGCCGCTGCCTTCTGTTGAAGGAATGAAGATACAGAAACCCGGACTGCAGGCCAAATAG